The following proteins are co-located in the Vigna angularis cultivar LongXiaoDou No.4 chromosome 2, ASM1680809v1, whole genome shotgun sequence genome:
- the LOC108329037 gene encoding hydroquinone glucosyltransferase yields the protein MNSRDSMAKTTHIAVVSIPAFSHQASIVEFCKRLVHVHHHFQVTCIFPTIDAPLPATLTLLKSLPSNINCTFLPPINKRDLPQDALSVVQIQLAVFQSIPSIQHALRSLLSTTPLVALIADLFANEALEIAKELKLLSYVYFPHSAMAVSVFLHLPSLHQQISCEYRDHKEAINIPGCVPIQGRDLPSHFQDRSTLAYKLILDRCKRLSHAHGFIVNSFSKIEESCERALQEHNRVSSSSSKSSGVYLIGPNVQTGSSNDPKGSECVNWLENQEAKSVLYVSFGSGGTLSQQQMNELAFGLELSGEKFLWVVRAPSDSADGAYLGASSDDPLQFLPNGFLERTKGRGFVVRSWAPQTQILGHVSTGGFLTHCGWNSALESIVLGVPMVAWPLFAEQRTNAVLLTEGVKVALRPKFNDSGIAEREEIAEVIKGLMVGEEGRLIRGRIEKLRDAAAEALEEHGSSTRALYQFGTQIESLAGQS from the coding sequence ATGAACAGCAGAGATTCAATGGCGAAAACAACCCACATAGCAGTAGTTTCGATCCCTGCATTCAGCCACCAAGCCTCCATTGTTGAGTTCTGCAAGAGATTGGTTCATGTCCATCACCACTTCCAGGTGACCTGCATCTTCCCCACCATAGATGCACCTCTCCCTGCCACACTCACTCTCCTCAAATCTCTTCCTTCCAACATCAACTGCACTTTCCTCCCTCCCATCAACAAAAGGGACCTACCCCAAGATGCTCTCTCAGTAGTGCAAATCCAACTCGCAGTGTTTCAATCCATACCATCCATCCAACACGCACTACGGTCTCTCCTTTCAACCACGCCTCTGGTAGCTCTAATTGCCGATCTTTTCGCAAACGAGGCGCTGGAAATAGCAAAGGAGCTCAAACTCTTGTCCTACGTATACTTCCCTCATTCTGCCATGGCAGTCTCAGTGTTCCTCCATTTGCCATCTTTACACCAGCAAATTTCATGCGAATACAGAGATCACAAAGAAGCCATCAACATTCCAGGGTGTGTACCAATCCAAGGCCGCGATCTTCCCTCGCATTTTCAAGACCGATCTACTCTTGCTTATAAGTTAATTCTCGACCGCTGCAAGAGACTCTCTCACGCTCACGGTTTTATAGTTAACAGCTTCTCCAAAATTGAAGAAAGTTGTGAGAGGGCCTTGCAGGAACATAACAGAgtcagcagcagcagcagcaaaaGTTCCGGTGTTTATCTGATTGGGCCAAATGTTCAAACGGGGTCCAGCAATGATCCAAAGGGTTCAGAATGTGTGAATTGGTTGGAGAATCAAGAGGCTAAATCGGTTTTGTACGTGTCGTTTGGAAGTGGAGGCACACTTTCTCAGCAACAGATGAATGAGTTAGCTTTCGGGTTGGAGTTGAGTGGTGAGAAATTCTTGTGGGTAGTGAGAGCTCCCAGTGATTCTGCAGATGGTGCTTACCTTGGTGCTTCTAGTGATGACCCTTTACAGTTTTTACCAAATGGGTTCTTGGAGAGAACCAAAGGTCGTGGCTTTGTTGTTCGTTCTTGGGCACCACAGACCCAAATCCTTGGTCACGTTTCAACCGGTGGGTTTTTAACTCATTGCGGGTGGAATTCAGCACTTGAGAGTATTGTGCTGGGAGTGCCGATGGTTGCTTGGCCCTTGTTTGCTGAACAGAGAACGAATGCGGTTTTGTTAACAGAAGGTGTCAAAGTGGCTTTAAGGCCAAAATTCAATGACAGTGGCATAGCTGAGAGGGAGGAAATTGCGGAGGTGATAAAGGGTCTGATGGTGGGTGAAGAAGGACGTTTGATTCGTGGAAGAATTGAAAAGCTCAGAGATGCAGCTGCTGAAGCTTTGGAAGAACATGGGTCCTCCACAAGGGCACTTTACCAATTTGGCACTCAGATAGAGAGCTTAGCGGGACAGTCCTAG